One Candidatus Wallbacteria bacterium DNA segment encodes these proteins:
- a CDS encoding DUF4919 domain-containing protein — MKYLEMLKQAIAKPEEADYSKLRESYAEWESYCPYSRDEVHGEGLNRALDALDWKTALADVNFLIRENYLDIEAHSAAEIIYRAMGELEKSDFHGKFSRGMIDSILKSGDGSNFSCAYLVIDVREEYVIMKYLGLEPLSQDLVMDESNHQFDVFEVRNLETREKSRLYFNVDRPKCWLDQNYMNL, encoded by the coding sequence ATGAAGTACCTGGAAATGTTAAAACAAGCGATTGCTAAACCTGAAGAAGCTGATTACTCCAAGCTCCGTGAATCGTATGCTGAATGGGAAAGTTACTGCCCGTATTCAAGGGATGAAGTGCATGGCGAGGGGTTAAACAGAGCGCTGGATGCCCTTGACTGGAAAACTGCGCTGGCAGACGTGAATTTTCTGATCCGGGAAAATTACCTGGATATTGAAGCCCATTCTGCTGCTGAAATAATTTACCGGGCGATGGGTGAACTGGAAAAATCCGATTTCCACGGGAAATTTTCCAGGGGCATGATCGACTCCATTTTAAAATCCGGTGACGGGTCGAACTTTTCCTGCGCTTACCTCGTGATCGATGTCCGCGAAGAATATGTGATCATGAAGTATCTCGGGCTTGAACCCCTGAGCCAGGATCTGGTGATGGACGAGAGCAACCACCAGTTCGATGTTTTTGAGGTTAGAAATCTTGAAACCAGGGAAAAGTCCAGGCTTTACTTCAATGTGGACAGGCCGAAATGCTGGCTGGATCAGAATTACATGAATCTATAG
- a CDS encoding STAS domain-containing protein yields the protein MKIDKYLVNDVNVIKIQSQIEYHESEELRNFLSELKNAEGSKVVFNLSGLKYSNSTILGIFFYYSKEIMSQKGMVCFCCLNPFVMSIFKATQLDRVVKIFSTESEALNAMT from the coding sequence ATGAAAATCGATAAGTATCTTGTAAATGATGTTAATGTAATCAAAATCCAGTCTCAGATTGAATATCATGAATCCGAGGAATTGAGAAATTTTCTCTCTGAACTGAAAAATGCTGAAGGCAGCAAAGTGGTTTTCAATCTGAGCGGATTGAAATACTCCAACAGCACTATCCTGGGAATTTTCTTTTATTACAGCAAGGAGATCATGTCGCAGAAAGGGATGGTCTGCTTCTGCTGTCTGAATCCGTTTGTAATGTCGATTTTCAAAGCCACCCAGCTCGACCGGGTGGTAAAAATTTTTTCCACTGAATCCGAAGCTTTGAATGCTATGACTTGA
- the typA gene encoding translational GTPase TypA, with amino-acid sequence MPRDAKKIRNIGIIAHVDHGKTTLVDTLFRQCSVKVRKDKPTERIMDSNDLERERGITIFSKCASVNYKDYLVNIVDTPGHSDFGGEVERILNMVDGVLLLVDAVDGPMPQTKFVLRKALKQALNPIVVINKMDRPHARPRFVENAIFDLFVSLGATDEQLDFPIVYASAKDGWATRIVDKVADNVIELLDLIVSYVPPPVISRTGGFSMLISNISYNSYVGQLAHGRVYSGTIHQNAPVYLLKKDNLIQPYKVLKILSYEGLEQVEAMETSAGEIVAIAGAQDLEIGDTLAQAPEISPLPRIRVDEPTISMFFYTNSSPFFGSDGKFVTSRKIRERLQVEVMGNVAICVEDGDSPDSFKVSGRGELQLSILIETMRREGYELEISQPKVILREIDGRTHEPFEELVLDIDNTFLGAVMENLGKRKAEVLTLHNDGVTTRVELKIPARGLFGFHNDYLSLTKGTGLLNQSFYGYEPFRGLFQKNRRGVLVNMEAGRVSTYALTQLKDRGTFFIRPGDRVYEGMIVGEHCRDTDLPVNICKEKHLTNMRSSTSEIVEKLPAPRDFSLEQCMEYIEDDELVEVTPVAIRMRKKTLNHEQRLRLNKKKE; translated from the coding sequence ATGCCCAGAGATGCTAAAAAAATCAGGAACATCGGAATCATCGCCCATGTCGACCATGGGAAAACCACGCTTGTAGACACGCTTTTCCGCCAGTGCTCTGTCAAGGTCAGAAAAGACAAACCCACAGAGCGGATCATGGACAGCAACGACCTGGAACGCGAGCGCGGCATCACGATTTTCAGCAAATGCGCATCTGTCAATTACAAGGATTACCTTGTCAACATCGTAGATACTCCAGGACATTCTGATTTCGGCGGAGAAGTGGAACGCATCCTGAATATGGTGGATGGTGTGCTGCTGCTTGTCGATGCTGTGGACGGTCCCATGCCGCAGACCAAATTCGTGCTGAGGAAAGCCCTGAAACAAGCTCTGAACCCCATTGTTGTCATCAACAAAATGGACCGTCCCCATGCCCGGCCCAGATTCGTGGAAAACGCCATTTTCGACCTCTTCGTGTCACTGGGGGCCACTGATGAGCAACTTGATTTTCCGATCGTTTACGCTTCTGCAAAAGACGGCTGGGCCACCAGGATCGTGGACAAGGTCGCTGACAATGTGATCGAACTCCTGGACCTGATCGTTTCCTATGTTCCTCCACCAGTGATTTCAAGGACCGGCGGTTTTTCAATGCTGATCTCCAACATTTCATACAACTCCTATGTGGGCCAGCTGGCTCACGGCAGAGTTTATTCAGGAACCATCCATCAGAATGCTCCGGTTTACCTTCTGAAGAAGGACAATCTGATCCAACCCTACAAAGTACTGAAAATTCTCAGTTACGAAGGCCTCGAACAAGTCGAGGCGATGGAAACCTCTGCCGGCGAGATTGTGGCCATTGCCGGGGCTCAAGACCTGGAGATCGGGGACACACTGGCTCAGGCTCCCGAAATCTCCCCTCTTCCACGCATCAGAGTTGATGAACCTACAATTTCCATGTTTTTCTATACCAATTCCTCTCCTTTCTTCGGATCTGACGGCAAGTTCGTGACTTCACGAAAAATCCGGGAAAGGCTGCAGGTGGAAGTGATGGGGAATGTGGCAATCTGTGTCGAGGACGGAGATTCTCCAGACTCGTTCAAAGTGTCCGGACGCGGAGAACTGCAGCTTTCCATCCTGATCGAAACCATGCGCAGGGAAGGATATGAACTGGAAATTTCACAGCCCAAAGTGATTCTCAGGGAAATCGACGGCAGAACCCATGAGCCGTTTGAAGAACTTGTCCTGGATATAGATAACACTTTCCTTGGTGCAGTGATGGAAAACCTGGGGAAACGCAAAGCTGAGGTGCTTACCCTGCATAATGACGGCGTGACCACCAGGGTCGAACTGAAAATTCCGGCACGGGGTTTGTTTGGATTTCATAATGATTACCTGAGCCTCACCAAGGGTACAGGTTTGCTCAATCAATCTTTTTATGGATATGAACCGTTCCGCGGGCTCTTCCAGAAAAACAGGCGTGGTGTTCTTGTGAACATGGAAGCCGGGCGTGTTTCAACCTATGCTCTCACCCAGCTTAAGGACAGGGGCACTTTTTTCATCCGGCCCGGCGACAGGGTGTATGAAGGCATGATCGTGGGAGAGCATTGCCGGGACACAGACCTGCCTGTCAATATCTGCAAAGAGAAACATCTGACCAATATGCGGTCTTCCACCTCGGAAATCGTGGAAAAACTGCCTGCGCCAAGGGATTTCTCCCTGGAGCAGTGTATGGAATACATCGAAGACGATGAACTGGTGGAAGTGACTCCTGTCGCGATCAGGATGCGCAAAAAAACACTGAATCATGAACAGAGGCTGCGGCTCAATAAAAAGAAGGAATAA
- a CDS encoding nucleoside phosphorylase: MIPNFKNKIHEKSLFSPQDFLSYSRKRDRLVQPEIPSCAIICFQKSLLNYLIEKYETVQVPCIEENFRILSREGCKIGLTGCFGIGAPSSAAVLEELIALGVKKIVSIGTAGSLQEDLRPGGLVVCERAIRDEGTSYHYLKPARYARASAALVRQLKNTLNQMKVRYQAGASWTIDAPYRETAAEVKKYRDEGILTVEMEASALFAVAEFRGVELAAMFTVSDCLTSENWVPKFHLKTAKKGLETLFEVAANALTE; encoded by the coding sequence TTGATTCCGAATTTTAAAAATAAAATCCATGAAAAATCCCTTTTTTCTCCACAGGATTTTCTCAGTTACAGCCGGAAAAGAGACCGGCTGGTCCAGCCGGAGATTCCATCCTGCGCCATCATCTGTTTTCAGAAGAGCCTGTTGAACTATCTGATCGAAAAGTATGAAACAGTTCAGGTTCCTTGTATAGAGGAGAATTTTCGGATACTGTCCAGGGAAGGCTGCAAGATCGGTCTCACCGGCTGTTTTGGAATCGGAGCCCCAAGCTCTGCTGCGGTTTTAGAAGAGCTGATAGCCCTGGGAGTCAAAAAAATCGTTTCCATCGGCACTGCCGGATCACTGCAGGAAGACCTCAGGCCCGGAGGTCTGGTGGTCTGCGAGCGTGCCATCAGGGATGAAGGCACATCATATCATTATCTCAAGCCAGCCAGGTACGCCAGGGCTTCTGCTGCACTGGTGCGGCAATTGAAAAATACCCTGAATCAGATGAAAGTAAGATATCAGGCTGGAGCATCCTGGACGATTGATGCGCCATACAGGGAAACAGCCGCTGAAGTAAAAAAATATCGGGATGAGGGGATTCTGACTGTGGAAATGGAAGCTTCAGCCCTGTTTGCTGTGGCTGAATTCCGGGGAGTGGAGCTGGCCGCGATGTTTACAGTGAGTGACTGCCTTACTTCGGAAAACTGGGTCCCGAAATTCCATCTGAAAACCGCTAAAAAAGGACTGGAAACACTGTTCGAAGTTGCAGCGAATGCCCTTACGGAATAA